In Mycolicibacterium aubagnense, the DNA window CTGGGCATGCAGGCTCTCGATGAGCCGCCCGTCGGCCTCGCGGTGCGGCTCGGTGTATCGATCCTGCGTGAACATGTTGGCCGCCGACTTGTACTCGCCACGCGCGACGAACTGTGCCTCGATGCCGGCCTTGTCGAACGCGTCCCGCAGGAACAGCGCGTTGGTGGCGAAGCCCACCAGGCCGACCGTGCCCGAGGGCTGCATCCAGACTTCCCGGAACGCCGAGGCCAGGTAGTACGACATGGTGCCGGGGTACGTCTCGGCCCAGGCGATGGATGGCTTGACAGCACTGAACGCGACGATGGCGTCGCGCAGTTCCTGCACCGGACCCGCTGCGGCAGCGGGCAATTGGACGCGGGCGATCAGCCCGGCCACGCGCTTGTCGTCGGCCGCACGGTGGATGGCGGCGACGGCTTCGCGCAGCACCAGCGGCCGGGAATTGCCCATGACGAAGGCCACCGGGTCGAAGCCGGCGGTCTCCGGCGGCACAGCCTGCAGGTCGAGTTCCAGTACACAGCCGTTCGGTACGCCGTGGTGACGCACGGTGTCGACCTTGCGGACAAGGGCACGCAACTCATCGGGGCCGGGAAGACCGGGCAGGCTGGGCCGGAAAGCAAACATCTTCCGAGCGTACCGACTGGCTGAACCGGGCGAATGTGGCGTGAATCCGGGGCGGAGTCGGTATTGGCGTAACGGCCAATTGTCCCACGGTGCGCGCCGACCGGCATTAAGCTCAGTGTTTCCCCTCCTGCCAGGAGCCCAGCATGGCGAAGCTCAAACGTCTTGCACCAGTTGTGATGCTGACTGTCGCGGCATCGATTGCCGGCGCGGCACCCGCCGGCGCACAGCCCGACTGCCAATTCGGCGCAGGACTCGGGCCCAATACCGCGTGTGGATCGGCACCGCAGGACGACTTCACCGACCTCGTCCCCTTCTACGGGCCCCGCCGGGGATACGGCTACGGAAACGGTGGCTTCTTGGGCGGCATGTACGGCGACAGCGCCTTGCCAGGCATCTCCGCGGGGCCAGGCTGAGCCGATTCCGCGGGTTTTCGGCCTGCCGATAGCGGAACCGTTACAGAATCACGCCCATGGTGCTGACAGTCTCCGTATCCCCCGATCTGGTTCACGGCGATGCCGATGAGGGCTACGGCAGGGTCGCCGATGCGTTCCGGGCCAACTTCGCGGCCGGCAGTGAGGTCGGTGCGGCGCTGTGCGTCTACCGCGACGGCCGCAAGGTCGTCGACATGTGGGGCGGCTACCGCGACGGGGTCAGCAAGGCGCCGTGGCAGGCCGACACCATGGTCAACATGTTCTCGTCGACGAAAGGCGTTGCGGCCCTTGCCGTTGCGCACGCGGTGTCGAAGGGGCTGTTCGATTACGACGAGCGGGTCGCCGAATACTGGCCCGAGTTCGCCGCACAGGACAAGGGCAACGTCACCGTGCGTCAGCTGCTGGCGCACCAGGCCGGGCTGTGTGTACTGACCCCCAACCCGCTGCTGTCCGACATCGCCGATCCGGTGCGGCTGTCCGCGATCCTCGCAGCGCAGAAACCGGCATGGACGCCGGGCACTCGCCACGGGTACCACGCGATCACCATCGGCTGGTACGAGTCCGAGCTGATCCGTCGCACCGACGGGCGCACACTCGGGCGGTATCTGGCCGACGAGATCACCGGGCCCTTGGGCCTCGATCTGTACATCGGCCTGCCCGACTCTGTCGATCGCGGCCGGCTTGCCACGTTGCACCATTGGCAGCGCTACGAGTCGCTGAAGCATCTCGATGTCATGCCTGCCGGCTTCCTGATCGGCAGCCTCAATCCGCGGGGACTGTTGGCCAGGACCGCAGCCATCCCCGCCGACATCGATCCCTACGCCGGCGACTACAACACCGACCGGGTGCGCCGTGTCGAGATTCCGTCCGCCAACGGCACCGGGACGGCCCGCGCTCTCGCCCACCTCTACGGTGCCGCGGCGGTCGGCGGGAGCGAAATAGGTTTCACCCCAGAAACTTTCGACGCGTTGACCGCGCCGCCGCGCAACCCGTCGGGCGGCACGCGAGACATGGTGCTGCGGCTGGACGGTGCGTACTCCCTCGGCTTCTGCAAGGAGTTCCCGCGGATGGTGTTCGGCTCGTCGTCGCGGGCGTTCGGCACCCCAGGCTTCGGTGGCTCGTTCGGTTTCGCGGACCCCGACACCGGCATCGGTTTCGGCTACGTCATGAACCGGCTGGGCTTCCACCTGGTCAGTGATCCCCGCGAGCTGGCGGTGCGCCAGGCGCTCTTCCGCGATGTCCTCCGCGCCCGGGTACAGACATAGTCTGCGTTGACCCTGAACTCGAGGCGTACACGTTCAAGTGGCGCGGGCCCTCAGCGCAGGATCAACGCAAAAAGAAGGGCCCCCGCCGAAGCGGAGGCCCTTCTCGGTAGAGCTCTTACAGCTCGGTCGCGCTGCCACCGGCAGCGGTGATCGCCTCACGGGCGCTACCGCTGAACTTGTTGGCGGTGACATCGACCTTGACGGCCAGCTTGCCGTCGCCGAGCACCTTGACCAGGACGTTCTTGCGAACCAGGCCCGCGGCCACCAGCTCGTCCAGACCGACGGTGCCGCCCTGCGGGAACGCCTTGGCGAGGTCGCCGACGTTCACCACCGCGTACTCCGTGCGGAAGCGGTTGCGGAAGCCCTTGAGCTTCGGCAGCCGCATGTGGATCGGCATCTGGCCACCCTCGAACGTCACGGGGACGTTCTTGCGGGCCTTGGTGCCCTTGGTACCGCGACCAGCGGTCTTACCCTTGGAGCCCTCACCACGACCGACGCGGGTCTTGGCCTTCTTGGACCCCGCGGCAGGCTTCAGGTCGTGCAGCTTGATGACACTCATTACGCCTCCTCAACGGTGACGAGATGGTTGACCACCGCGAGCAGACCACGGGTCTGCGCGTTGTCCTCGCGAACGACGGACTGGCGGATCTTGCGCAGTCCCAGCGTCCGCAGGCTTTCGCGCTGCTTCCACCGGGCACCCACGGTGCCACGCACCTGGGTGATCTTCAGTTCAGCCATGATTATGCCGATCCTTCACGCGCTGCCGATGCGGCCAGCGCTTCTGCCTCACGCCGGGCCCGCAGCATGCCGGCCGGCGCAACATCTTCGATGGGCAGGCCACGACGGGCCGCCACTTCCTCGGGGCGCTGAATCATCTTCAACGCGGCAACGGTGGCGTGCACCACGTTGATCGCGTTGTCGCTGCCCAGCGACTTGGCGAGGACGTCGTGCACACCGGCGCATTCCAGCACCGCGCGGCACGCGCCACCGGCGATGACACCGGTACCCGGGCTGGCCGGACGCAGCATCACGACACCGGCAGCGGCCTCACCCTGAACCGGGTGGACGATGGTGGCGCCGATCAGCGGGACCCGGAAGAAGCTCTTGCGTGCTTCCTCGACACCCTTGGCAATGGCGGCTGGAACTTCCTTGGCCTTGCCGTAGCCGACGCCCACCATGCCGTGGCCGTCACCGACGATCACCAGGGCGGTGAAGCTGAAGCGCCGACCACCCTTGACCACCTTCGAAACGCGGTTGATGGTGACAACGCGCTCAATGTAGTTGCTCTTCTCACCACGGTCGTCACCGCGGCCACGGCCACCGCGATCATCGCGGCGACCACGGCCATCGCGGTCACCACGACCTCCACGGTTGTCCTGCGCCGAAGCGGCGCCAGCCTGCTCGGCCATCATGCAGTCCTTCCGGTCATCTTCAAGTAAGTCATCAGAACGTCAACCCGCTTTCACGAGCGGCGTCGGCGAGAGCGGCGATCCGGCCGCCGTAGGTGTATCCACCACGGTCGAAAACAACCTCGGAGATGCCGGCAGCCTTGGCGCGCTCGGCGATCAGCTGACCCACCCGGGTGCTGACGGCCTTCTTGTCACCGTCGACGGCCCGCACGTCGGCCTCGATGGACGACGCGGCGGCCAGCGTGGTGCCGGTCAGGTCGTCGATCACCTGGACGTGGATGTGCCGCGAGGAGCGGTTGACCATCAGGCGCGGACGCTCGGACGTGCCGGCGACCTTCTTACGCAGACGGGCGTGACGACGCAGACGCGCCACCCGACGGGTCTCAGAAATGTTCTGGCCCAACGGCTTACGCTTGTCAGTCTCAGTGTTGGCCATTGCTACTTACCTGTCTTTCCGACCTTGCGGCGGATCTGCTCACCCTCGTAGCGAATGCCCTTGCCCTTGTACGGGTCGGGGCGACGCAGGCGGCGGATGACTGCCGAGATCTGGCCGACTTTCTGCTTGTCGATGCCGGACACCGAGAACTTCGTCGGGGTCTCGACAGCGAACGTGATGCCCTCAGGGGCTTCGATCAGCACCGGGTGGCTGTAGCCGAGCGCGAACTCCAGGTTCGAGCCCTTGGCCTGCACGCGGTAACCGACGCCGAAGATTTCCATCTTGGTGGTGTAACCCTGGGTCACACCGGTCACCAGGTTGGCGATCAGGGTGCGCGACAGCCCGTGCAGCGAGCGGTTACGACGCTCGTCGTTCGGACGGGTCACCACAACGGCGCCCTCGTCGTTGCGCGCCACCTCGATGGGCTCGGCGACATCCAGCGTCAGGGTGCCCTTGGGGCCCTTGACCGCGACGTTCTGGCCGTCGATGGTCACATCGACGCCGGCCGGAATGAGAACCGGCTGCTTTCCAATACGCGACATGTTTTCTGCCCCCTACCAGACGTAAGCGAGGACTTCGCCGCCCACGCCTTGTCGAGCTGCCTGGCGGTCGGTGAGCAGGCCAGTGGACGTGGAGATGATCGCCACGCCAAGGCCACCGAGAACCCGCGGCAGGTTGGTGGATTTCGCATACACCCGCAGACCGGGCTTGGACACCCGGCGGAGGCCGGCGATGCTGCGCTCGCGGCTGGGGCCGTACTTGAGGGATACAACGAGGTTCTTGCCCACGCGGGCGTCCTCGGTGCGGTAGTCAGTGATGTAACCCTCCTTTTTGAGGATCTCGGCGATGTTCGCCTTGATCTTCGAGTGGGGCAGGGTCACCTGGTCGTGGTACGCCGAGTTGGCGTTGCGCAGACGTGTCAAGAAGTCTGCGATCGGATCCGTCATTGTCATGACAGCGTTGATCAACCTTTCTCGCTGCGGTTCCCATACATCACGCCCGTGCTGGTCCCACCTTGCGGTGGCTCGGCACGTCACATCGTGGGCCTGCTACGAAGTGTTTTCCCGTATCTGACCGAGTGCGGTCAGGGGCCGTGCATCGGTAGTGCAATCCAGCTTCAGAAGGCACATACCGATCGGCCATTGGACGCAAACGCCCATGGCAACCTGCCCAGTCTAGACAATGCGCAGCTCAGGGCCAAATCCGTGCGCATCGCCACCGAAAGTAGGGCTTGACGCGGTTTCCGGGACGGATTTCCGCGTAAGCCCCCACTCTCGACACCAGCCGAGACGCGAAAACCGCCCCGGTCGCGAGGACCGGGGCGGCTTTCTACAGCGTCATGAGACGGGCAGAGTCACCAGCTGGACTTCTGCACGCCGGGCAGCTCGCCGGCGTGGGCCATCTCCCGCAGGCAGATTCGGCACAGGCCGAACTTGCGGAACACCGAGTGCGGGCGACCGCACCGGTTGCAGCGGGTGTAGCCACGCACCGCGAACTTCGGCTTCTTGTTGGCCTTGTTGACCAGAGCCTTCTTTGCCATTGTCAGTTCTCCTTGAACGGGAAGCCCAGGGCCCGCAGCAACGCACGGCCTTCGTCGTCAGTGGTGGCCGAGGTGACGACCGTGATGTCCATGCCGCGGGGGCGGTCGATCGAGTCGACGTCGATCTCGTGGAACATCGACTGCTCGTTGAGGCCGAAGGTGTAGTTGCCGCTGCCGTCGAACTGCTTGGCCGACAGACCGCGGAAGTCGCGGATACGGGGCAGTGCGATGGAGATCAGGCGGTCCAGGAACTCCCACATGCGGTCGCCACGGAGGGTGACGCGGCAGCCGATCGGCATGCCCTCACGCAGCTTGAACTGCGCGATGGACTTGCGGGCCTTGCGGATTTCCGGCTTCTGACCGGTGATCAGCGTCAGGTCGTTGACCGCGCCGTTGATCAGCTTGGCGTCGCGGGCGGCGTCACCGACACCCATGTTGACGACGACCTTGACCACGCCGGGGATCTGCATGACGTTGGCGTAGTTGAATTCGTTGTTGAGCGCGTCGCGGATCTCTTCGCGGTAGCGCGTCTTCAGCCGGGGCTGAGTCTTTTCCACTGTGGTCATCTCAGATGTCCTTGCCGTTGCGCTTCGAGATACGGACCTTCTTGCCGGTCTCCTCATCGACGCGGTAGCCGATGCGGGTCGCGTTGCCGTCGGAGTCGACCACCATCACGTTGGAAACGTGGATCGCCGCCTCCTGGGTGACGATGCCGCCCGACGACGCACCACGCTCGTTCTGCGACTGAGCGGTGTGCTTCTTGATCCGGTTGACGCCCTCAACGAGCACCTTGTTGCGGGTCGGGTAGGCCTCGATGACCTTGCCCTTGGCACCCTTGTCCTTGCCGGCGATGACCAGCACGGTGTCGCCCTTGTGCACCTTCATCACAAAACCTCCGGGGCCAGCGAGACGATCTTCATGAACTTCTTCTCGCGCAGTTCGCGACCGACCGGCCCGAAGATGCGGGTACCGCGGGGGTCATTGTCGTTCTTGATGATGACGGCGGCGTTCTCGTCGAACTTGATGTAGCTGCCGTCCGGCCGGCGGCGCTCCTTGACGGTGCGCACGACGACGGCCTTGACCACGTCACCACGCTTGACGTTGCCGCCCGGGATGGCGTCCTTGACGGTCGCCACGATGATGTCGCCGATACCGGCGTAGCGCCGCGACGAGCCACCGAGCACGCGGATGCAAAGGATTTCCTTTGCGCCCGTGTTGTCGGCGACCTTGAGTCGCGATTCCTGCTGAATCACTCGATCTCCTGACCTGGGGTTTGTATGCACGCCAGATACCGACCTGGACGTGCGCGGTCTTGTTGTCCAAAGGCACGCAAAGTCAGCGAGTGACCGGGGTCTGCCCTGGGCAACCCCTACATACTAGGCGAGCTGCGACAACGCTCCAAATCGCTGCTCATTCCGGCCCGGAACAGACGAAAAGGTCGCTGCCATTCGATGACAGCGACCTTTTTCATCGATCCGCGGTCGGATCAGCCGCCGACGCCCCAGCCCAGGACCCGCGATGTCAGCAGCACCAAAGCCAACGACACGGTAGCCACCACGACCAGACCGATCACCGCGACGACGAGCGGCCGCCAGCCGGTGCGCGCGATCTGCCGGAAATCGGTGGACAGCCCCACCCCGGCGAAGGTCAGCAGGAACGCCCACTTGGAGACGGCACCGAGGTTCGCCACCTGCCCCTTGCTCAGCAGCCCCGCGGTCACGACGGCCGAGACCGCCAGGAAACCGAGCACGAACTTCGGGAACTTCTGCCAGACGAACACGGCCTTGGCACGCACGCCGGAGGCAACGGCGTCGGCCTCTCCCCTGGCGGCCCAGTAGATGGCGAAGCCGAGGACGACGAAGCCGATGAGCGCGTTGCGGACCGACTTCACCAGGACGGCGATCTTGCCGGCTTCGTCGGAGAAGAGGTAGCCGGTCGCCGTGGTCTCGGCGGTGTTGTCCACCGCGAGACCGGCCCAGAGCCCGAACTCGTGGTCGGTCAGGCCGATGGCGTGGCCGAGCGGCGGCAGCACGAACAGGGCGACGGCACCGAGCGCCAAGATCGACGCGATCGCATAGCTGACGTCGGAGTTGCGGGCCCGGATGGCGCCCTTGGCCGCGATGATCGCCGACACCCCGCAGATCGACGTTCCGATGGCCAGCAGCGAGCCGAGCTTGCCGGACAATCCGAACCACCGGGCGGCGGCGATGATGATGGCGCCCGCGACGGTCATGTCGATCAGGATCTGCAGCAGGCTGGTCGCGCCGAGCTTGAGGACATCGCCGAGGACGAACCGGGCGCCCAGCAGGACGATGCCGATCTTGAGCCAGAACTCGTACGTGCCGACGCCGGGCCGGAAGATTCGGTGCAGACCAACGGTATTGGTGATGATCAGGCCGAAAACGATGGCCCACAGCACGTATTCGATGTCAGGTACCCGCCAGTGCTGCTGCTTGGCCAGCGCCAGCCAGGCGACTTCGGCATATTTGCCGGCCAGGCCCACCGCGATCAGCAGCAGTAGGCCGGGCAGGTAATCGAGGAACCGCCGTGCGCCGGTGTGTTCTTCGACGTCGTCCTCGGGCGCCGGTTCCAACTGGTCGGCCGCGCCGGCCGTCTCCACGCTCACCGCGTCACCACACGATCTTCGGCAACACGCCGGCCACTGCCAGCGCTGTCACCGCAAGGCCGAGAATCGTTGCCCACCAATCGGTCCCGAGCCGGTTCACCCAGCTCGTCGCCCCTGTCGACTCTGTCATTGCGCTCTCCCGTCACCGATTTTCCGCTCATGGTGCGGCAGCGGAACGCGCGGGAACACCGATGGAATCGGCGTGAATCTAGCGATGGCCTCAGTGCGATCTCGGTCAGCCCGAGTCTCGGCGTCGCGGCGGTGGCGCGCGCCGCTCAGCCCATCCGAATGCCGAAATCGCCCAGCAGCACCGGCTTGGCCGCATCGATACCTTTCGAGCCGGTGGGCCCCTGCAGCTGCACTGCGATGAGGTAGTCCCCGGTGTTGGTCCATACATGCACGATGCGGTCCACGTAGTCATCACCGGAGCCGGGCTTGTCGGCCAGCACACCCATCAGCTTCTGCCCGCTGTAACCACACAGCTCGTCGGGCAGGATGCTGACGCTGTTGAATTCGTGGCCCGCGGTGCGGGCATCGGTGTATTCCCGGAACGCCGACGCAGCATCCTGAGCGGTCGGGGTGATCTTCACGGTGGCGGTCAGGCCGTCGGGTCCAGTCAGGTTCAGCGCGACGTCACCGGACGGTGGCGCGCCCTGCCCGAATCCGTCGGGTATCGCGACGACGACACTCGGCGCACCGGGCGCTCCCGTCGTCGCCGTCATGGTCTGCGCGGGCGGGGCGGGCGGATCGCAGGTCTGCTCCCCCGCCGCGACGGGACGTTTGGTGGTCTCGACCACCCCGTACGCCGGCAGATCAGGCACCGTCGACGCCGACGCTGACGACGTGGGCGACCCGGCCGGCGAGGATGCAGCCGCGGACGTGGCGACGCCGGACGCCGTTGTGCTGGAAGGCTTCTCGCCGCCTCTGCCGCCGCATGCGGCCAGCAGGGCGGCGGCTGACACCACGGTGACGCACTGGATGACCGGTCCGCTCACCACGGCCTCAGTCCTTGCAGAACGCCTGGGCGAGTTCCCGTTCGACGTCCACGTATGGCGTACCCGAGATGTCGAAAACCACCTTCGCGATGGTGCCGCCGGTGAACTGGTACGGCGCCGAGTAGCGATTCGACACCGGCTGGCCGTCGTTGCGCCCGACAGCCACCCCGCCGCCACTCAGCCCGAACATGCCCGGGTGGGTCCGGACGCCGTCACGGGTCGCCACCACGGCGTCATCGACGCATAGTTCGACTGTGCCGAGCGGGGTATGGCTACCTTCGACCGTGCCGGTGCGGTTGTACCGCACCCCGAACACGTGCCGGCCCAACGGCAGCAGGTTCGGCGCGGACACCTCCTGCTCATCCTCGCCCATGAAGTTGTAGATGTAATGCAGCCGACCGTCCTGGACGAACAGCACATGGCCACCGTGGCCGGCACCGTGCTTGGCCAATACCCCCTGAGCATCGGCGGACTCCACGTCGACCTCGGCCAGGATCGAGAAGGACTGCCCGCGCAGTTCGACGCACGCACCGAGACCCACCTCGGCGGTACCCGGGTAGTAGGTGAAGTTCTGCCGCGCCCCGGACAGGTAGGGCCGGTCCCGCGTCATCGTCTCGAGCATGTTCAGATCTGAGAGCGGCAGGCCGTTGTACTTGGCCGCTTCGGCATACCAGAGTTCCTGCAGTTCAGCCAGTTTCGCCGGGTTCTCGGTGGCCAAGTCATGGCACTGGCTGCGGTCGGACTCGATGTGGAACAGCTCCCAGCGGTCCTTGTCGAAATGTGACCAGCCCGACGGGGTGGCTGCGTGCACCGTGTTTGCGAACCACCCGTTGTGCCAGATGCCACGGGTGCCCAGCATCGAGTAGAACTGTGTCGTCTTACCGGTGTCGACGCCCGAATCCTCCAGAGCGGCTTTGAAACTCACCCCTTCCAGCGGCCGCTGCGGGACTCCGCGGACCTCGGCCGGCGGCTCGACGCCCAGCAGGTCGTAGACCGTCGGGGTGATGTCCGCGACGTTGACGTAGTTGTCACGCACCTCGCCGTGGGCGGCAATGCCATTGGGCCAGCTGATGATTGCGGTGTCGGCGATGCCGCCCTCGTGTGAGGCGTAACGCTTGAACAGCTTGTATGGCGTATTGAACGCCATCGCCCAGCCGATCGGATAGTGGTTGTAGGTGTCCGGCGACCCGAGGGTGTCGAAGTAGCGCATGTTCTCTTCGACGGTGTCGATGTAGCCGTTGAAGAACTTCACTTCGTTGACCGAGCCGTTCGGGCCGCCTTCGCCGCTGGCCCCGTTGTCTGAGATGACGACGATGAGGGTGTTGTCCAGCTGCCCGGACTCCTCCAGGTAGTCGAGAATCCGGCCGATCTGCGCGTCGGTGTACGACAGGAAGCCGGCGAACACCTCGGCCATCCGGGCGAACAGCCGCTTCTCGTCGTCGCTGAGCCCGTCCCAGGGGCGGACGGTGTCCTGCAGCGGCCACGGTTCACCATTGGGGCCCTTGACATCCAGATACGGATTCACGGGCGAGAGCTCGGTGTCGGGCGGGACGATGCCGAGGCGCTTCTGGTTCTCGAGCACCAAGTCGCGGTAGGCCTCGTAGCCCATGTCGAACGTGCCGGCGTACTTGTCGGCCCATTCTTTGAAGACATGGTGCGGCGCATGTCCGGCGCCCGGGCAGACGTAGGAGAACCACGGCTTGTCCGGGGCGATGACCTTGGCATCGCGGATGAACTCGATGGTCTTGTCCGCCAGGTCTTTCGACAGGTGATAACCCTCTTCCGGGGTGGCCGGCGGGGCGACGGGATGGTTGTCGTACACCAGCTCCGGGTACCACTGGTCGGTCTCGCCGCCCATGAACCCGTAGAAGCGTTCGAAGCCGCGCGACAGCGGCCAGTGCCGTTTCG includes these proteins:
- a CDS encoding serine hydrolase domain-containing protein, which produces MVLTVSVSPDLVHGDADEGYGRVADAFRANFAAGSEVGAALCVYRDGRKVVDMWGGYRDGVSKAPWQADTMVNMFSSTKGVAALAVAHAVSKGLFDYDERVAEYWPEFAAQDKGNVTVRQLLAHQAGLCVLTPNPLLSDIADPVRLSAILAAQKPAWTPGTRHGYHAITIGWYESELIRRTDGRTLGRYLADEITGPLGLDLYIGLPDSVDRGRLATLHHWQRYESLKHLDVMPAGFLIGSLNPRGLLARTAAIPADIDPYAGDYNTDRVRRVEIPSANGTGTARALAHLYGAAAVGGSEIGFTPETFDALTAPPRNPSGGTRDMVLRLDGAYSLGFCKEFPRMVFGSSSRAFGTPGFGGSFGFADPDTGIGFGYVMNRLGFHLVSDPRELAVRQALFRDVLRARVQT
- the rplO gene encoding 50S ribosomal protein L15, coding for MSVIKLHDLKPAAGSKKAKTRVGRGEGSKGKTAGRGTKGTKARKNVPVTFEGGQMPIHMRLPKLKGFRNRFRTEYAVVNVGDLAKAFPQGGTVGLDELVAAGLVRKNVLVKVLGDGKLAVKVDVTANKFSGSAREAITAAGGSATEL
- the rpmD gene encoding 50S ribosomal protein L30, which codes for MAELKITQVRGTVGARWKQRESLRTLGLRKIRQSVVREDNAQTRGLLAVVNHLVTVEEA
- the rpsE gene encoding 30S ribosomal protein S5, which produces MAEQAGAASAQDNRGGRGDRDGRGRRDDRGGRGRGDDRGEKSNYIERVVTINRVSKVVKGGRRFSFTALVIVGDGHGMVGVGYGKAKEVPAAIAKGVEEARKSFFRVPLIGATIVHPVQGEAAAGVVMLRPASPGTGVIAGGACRAVLECAGVHDVLAKSLGSDNAINVVHATVAALKMIQRPEEVAARRGLPIEDVAPAGMLRARREAEALAASAAREGSA
- the rplR gene encoding 50S ribosomal protein L18 gives rise to the protein MANTETDKRKPLGQNISETRRVARLRRHARLRKKVAGTSERPRLMVNRSSRHIHVQVIDDLTGTTLAAASSIEADVRAVDGDKKAVSTRVGQLIAERAKAAGISEVVFDRGGYTYGGRIAALADAARESGLTF
- the rplF gene encoding 50S ribosomal protein L6, translating into MSRIGKQPVLIPAGVDVTIDGQNVAVKGPKGTLTLDVAEPIEVARNDEGAVVVTRPNDERRNRSLHGLSRTLIANLVTGVTQGYTTKMEIFGVGYRVQAKGSNLEFALGYSHPVLIEAPEGITFAVETPTKFSVSGIDKQKVGQISAVIRRLRRPDPYKGKGIRYEGEQIRRKVGKTGK
- the rpsH gene encoding 30S ribosomal protein S8, with protein sequence MTMTDPIADFLTRLRNANSAYHDQVTLPHSKIKANIAEILKKEGYITDYRTEDARVGKNLVVSLKYGPSRERSIAGLRRVSKPGLRVYAKSTNLPRVLGGLGVAIISTSTGLLTDRQAARQGVGGEVLAYVW
- a CDS encoding type Z 30S ribosomal protein S14; translation: MAKKALVNKANKKPKFAVRGYTRCNRCGRPHSVFRKFGLCRICLREMAHAGELPGVQKSSW
- the rplE gene encoding 50S ribosomal protein L5 codes for the protein MTTVEKTQPRLKTRYREEIRDALNNEFNYANVMQIPGVVKVVVNMGVGDAARDAKLINGAVNDLTLITGQKPEIRKARKSIAQFKLREGMPIGCRVTLRGDRMWEFLDRLISIALPRIRDFRGLSAKQFDGSGNYTFGLNEQSMFHEIDVDSIDRPRGMDITVVTSATTDDEGRALLRALGFPFKEN
- the rplX gene encoding 50S ribosomal protein L24; amino-acid sequence: MKVHKGDTVLVIAGKDKGAKGKVIEAYPTRNKVLVEGVNRIKKHTAQSQNERGASSGGIVTQEAAIHVSNVMVVDSDGNATRIGYRVDEETGKKVRISKRNGKDI
- the rplN gene encoding 50S ribosomal protein L14, with amino-acid sequence MIQQESRLKVADNTGAKEILCIRVLGGSSRRYAGIGDIIVATVKDAIPGGNVKRGDVVKAVVVRTVKERRRPDGSYIKFDENAAVIIKNDNDPRGTRIFGPVGRELREKKFMKIVSLAPEVL
- a CDS encoding arylsulfatase, which translates into the protein MAIEFQGKIKLDIRDSEPDWTPYAAPTAPTGAPNVLYLVWDDTGIATWDCFGGLVDMPAMRRIAEKGVRLSQFHTTALCSPTRASLLTGRNATSVGMATIEEFTDGFPNCNGRIPFETALLSEVLAERGWNTYCVGKWHLTPLEESNLASTKRHWPLSRGFERFYGFMGGETDQWYPELVYDNHPVAPPATPEEGYHLSKDLADKTIEFIRDAKVIAPDKPWFSYVCPGAGHAPHHVFKEWADKYAGTFDMGYEAYRDLVLENQKRLGIVPPDTELSPVNPYLDVKGPNGEPWPLQDTVRPWDGLSDDEKRLFARMAEVFAGFLSYTDAQIGRILDYLEESGQLDNTLIVVISDNGASGEGGPNGSVNEVKFFNGYIDTVEENMRYFDTLGSPDTYNHYPIGWAMAFNTPYKLFKRYASHEGGIADTAIISWPNGIAAHGEVRDNYVNVADITPTVYDLLGVEPPAEVRGVPQRPLEGVSFKAALEDSGVDTGKTTQFYSMLGTRGIWHNGWFANTVHAATPSGWSHFDKDRWELFHIESDRSQCHDLATENPAKLAELQELWYAEAAKYNGLPLSDLNMLETMTRDRPYLSGARQNFTYYPGTAEVGLGACVELRGQSFSILAEVDVESADAQGVLAKHGAGHGGHVLFVQDGRLHYIYNFMGEDEQEVSAPNLLPLGRHVFGVRYNRTGTVEGSHTPLGTVELCVDDAVVATRDGVRTHPGMFGLSGGGVAVGRNDGQPVSNRYSAPYQFTGGTIAKVVFDISGTPYVDVERELAQAFCKD